The proteins below come from a single Sinorhizobium fredii genomic window:
- a CDS encoding DNA translocase FtsK encodes MRIPRTNFSTAALHDAHEADGFEHPHPGAPDVSHAQTTLASPQDHLFEAPEAPRRGTGHPGDDMGYAGRAARLYGHCSPYAPAQVTAWTRDPLPTLAEITGQSDGPSWESHFFLSPNVRFTRTPEREFMKRRAPAADEGEVEVEATAAEVVEAEIVAETGPVDAVPAAVEPQTPAHSPSELLRVLMQQLPSWRPAQSRDAATAEPALNAAPIVKGEVPELEEAGGTLAPAVHAADVAEMIPAGREPASDSAARVVTGEREARLSYLSDHAFFEFMPLEMAAAMQVAAEPVEEPAMVPQQIAAAPTPVAAPVEIQPQPPTAITSMFRVVECRPATTVIAAPVPVPPPSAPDKPEAVAVAAAPALVEPVVKAEEKTPVSNVPVTKAAITMPAVVQRSASPFPPIGGSERQQADAAYEFPAKELLQEPPQGQGFFMTQEQLEQNAGLLESVLEDFGVKGEIIHVRPGPVVTLYEFEPAPGVKSSRVIGLADDIARSMSALSARVAVVPGRNVIGIELPNATRETVYFRELIESNDFQRTGCKLALCLGKTIGGEPVIAELAKMPHLLVAGTTGSGKSVAINTMILSLLYRLKPEECRLIMVDPKMLELSVYDGIPHLLTPVVTDPKKAVMALKWAVREMEDRYRKMSRLGVRNIDGYNQRAAAAREKGEPILATVQTGFEKGTGEPLFEQQEMDLAPMPYIVVIVDEMADLMMVAGKEIEGAIQRLAQMARAAGIHLIMATQRPSVDVITGTIKANFPTRISFQVTSKIDSRTILGEQGAEQLLGQGDMLYMAGGGRIQRVHGPFVSDLEVEHVVAHLKTQGRPEYLETVTADEEEEEPEEDQGAVFDKSAIAAEDGNELYEQAVKVVLRDKKCSTSYIQRRLGIGYNRAASLVERMEKEGLVGPANHVGKREIIHGNRDHAAKADDAEME; translated from the coding sequence ATGCGTATTCCCCGGACAAATTTCTCGACGGCAGCTTTGCATGATGCACATGAGGCGGATGGTTTCGAGCATCCGCATCCGGGAGCACCGGACGTTTCGCATGCCCAGACAACCCTCGCCTCGCCGCAGGATCATCTGTTCGAGGCGCCGGAAGCGCCCCGCCGGGGTACGGGTCATCCGGGCGACGATATGGGCTATGCCGGGCGCGCCGCGCGCCTCTACGGCCACTGCTCGCCCTATGCGCCGGCCCAGGTCACCGCCTGGACGCGCGATCCGCTGCCGACCCTTGCCGAGATCACCGGCCAGTCGGACGGACCGAGCTGGGAGAGCCATTTCTTCCTGTCGCCCAATGTCCGCTTCACCCGCACGCCCGAACGCGAATTCATGAAGCGCCGCGCGCCCGCGGCCGATGAGGGCGAGGTAGAGGTCGAGGCGACTGCCGCCGAGGTGGTCGAAGCAGAGATCGTCGCCGAAACGGGGCCCGTCGACGCAGTCCCCGCTGCTGTCGAACCCCAAACGCCGGCCCATAGCCCCTCCGAACTCCTGCGGGTGCTGATGCAGCAGCTTCCCTCCTGGCGTCCCGCACAGTCGCGCGATGCTGCCACCGCAGAACCGGCGCTCAATGCGGCACCGATCGTGAAAGGGGAGGTGCCGGAGTTGGAAGAAGCGGGCGGAACACTGGCGCCGGCGGTCCATGCAGCGGACGTCGCCGAGATGATCCCGGCCGGCCGCGAACCCGCATCAGATTCGGCCGCCAGGGTTGTGACCGGTGAAAGAGAAGCCCGTCTCTCCTACCTCTCCGATCACGCATTCTTCGAATTCATGCCGCTCGAAATGGCGGCTGCCATGCAGGTCGCCGCCGAACCGGTGGAGGAACCGGCAATGGTGCCGCAGCAGATTGCGGCGGCACCGACGCCTGTCGCCGCGCCGGTGGAAATCCAGCCGCAGCCGCCAACGGCGATCACCTCGATGTTCCGGGTGGTCGAATGCCGCCCGGCGACGACAGTTATCGCCGCGCCGGTTCCCGTACCGCCCCCAAGCGCCCCCGATAAGCCTGAAGCCGTGGCCGTGGCGGCCGCGCCGGCGCTGGTCGAGCCTGTCGTCAAAGCCGAGGAAAAGACGCCGGTTTCCAACGTTCCGGTCACCAAGGCGGCGATCACCATGCCGGCCGTGGTGCAGCGTTCCGCTTCACCCTTTCCGCCGATCGGCGGCAGCGAGCGCCAGCAGGCTGACGCCGCCTACGAGTTTCCGGCCAAGGAGCTGCTGCAGGAGCCGCCGCAGGGCCAGGGCTTCTTCATGACGCAGGAGCAGCTCGAGCAGAATGCCGGGCTTCTCGAAAGCGTTCTCGAGGATTTCGGCGTCAAGGGCGAGATCATCCATGTCCGTCCGGGCCCCGTCGTCACCCTCTACGAATTCGAGCCGGCGCCCGGCGTCAAGTCCTCGCGCGTCATCGGCCTTGCCGACGATATCGCTCGGTCGATGTCGGCGCTTTCGGCCCGCGTCGCAGTGGTGCCCGGCCGCAACGTCATCGGCATCGAACTGCCGAACGCGACGCGCGAGACGGTTTATTTCCGCGAGCTGATCGAATCCAATGATTTCCAAAGGACCGGCTGCAAGCTGGCGCTCTGCCTCGGCAAGACGATCGGCGGCGAGCCGGTGATCGCCGAACTCGCGAAGATGCCGCATCTGCTCGTCGCCGGCACCACCGGCTCGGGCAAATCGGTGGCGATCAACACGATGATCCTGTCGCTGCTCTACCGGCTGAAGCCGGAGGAATGCCGGCTGATCATGGTCGACCCGAAGATGCTCGAACTCTCCGTCTATGACGGCATCCCGCATCTTCTCACGCCGGTCGTCACCGATCCGAAGAAGGCGGTGATGGCGCTCAAATGGGCGGTGCGTGAGATGGAAGACCGCTATCGCAAGATGTCGCGGCTCGGCGTCCGCAACATCGACGGCTACAACCAGCGCGCCGCCGCCGCCCGAGAGAAGGGCGAGCCGATCCTGGCAACCGTGCAGACCGGCTTCGAGAAGGGCACCGGCGAGCCGCTCTTCGAGCAGCAGGAGATGGATCTGGCGCCGATGCCCTATATCGTCGTCATCGTCGACGAGATGGCCGACCTGATGATGGTCGCCGGCAAGGAGATCGAAGGGGCGATCCAGCGCCTCGCCCAGATGGCGCGCGCCGCCGGCATCCACCTGATCATGGCGACGCAGCGCCCGTCGGTCGACGTCATCACCGGCACGATCAAGGCGAACTTCCCGACCCGCATCTCCTTCCAGGTGACCTCGAAGATCGACAGCCGCACCATCCTCGGCGAGCAGGGTGCCGAGCAGCTGCTGGGCCAGGGCGACATGCTCTACATGGCCGGCGGGGGGCGCATCCAGCGCGTTCATGGCCCCTTCGTCTCCGACCTCGAGGTCGAGCATGTGGTGGCGCATCTGAAAACGCAGGGGCGCCCGGAATATCTGGAGACCGTGACGGCGGACGAGGAGGAAGAGGAGCCGGAAGAAGATCAGGGCGCCGTTTTCGACAAGAGCGCGATTGCTGCGGAAGACGGCAACGAGCTCTACGAGCAGGCGGTGAAAGTGGTGCTGCGCGACAAGAAATGCTCGACCTCCTATATCCAGCGCCGGCTCGGCATCGGCTACAACCGCGCTGCTTCCCTCGTCGAACGAATGGAGAAGGAAGGCCTCGTCGGCCCGGCCAATCATGTCGGCAAGCGCGAGATCATCCATGGCAACCGCGACCACGCGGCCAAGGCGGACGACGCCGAGATGGAGTGA
- the repB gene encoding plasmid partitioning protein RepB: protein MAGNNRKNELRALFMGGAPAAALQPPTDQPPAGPSELTPVNTQPAAPRAASGAVKAMGLSLGSITREAEEARVLREALTQGERVVALDPALVEASFIEDRMTDGEVDDPDFLALVESIRENGQQSPILVRPHPEKQGYYQTAYGHRRLKAVRRLELQVKAIVRPLTDDELVLAQGKENAERRNLSFIERALFAAALAARGFDRKVIGDALAVQKSELSRLLQVADSVPHALARAIGPAPKAGRERWMAIGTLLENNEARELAEEEIGAPRFRSADTDQRFQFLFNRLSQSDKPEPEKPEELKDEAGRVFARLRLDGKAPKIEFLPGTHPAFLKEAVSMLAKWHATFVKNQKP, encoded by the coding sequence ATGGCTGGCAACAACCGGAAGAACGAATTGCGGGCGCTGTTCATGGGCGGTGCGCCCGCTGCCGCTCTGCAGCCCCCGACCGACCAGCCGCCGGCCGGGCCGAGTGAGTTGACACCTGTCAACACCCAGCCCGCCGCCCCGCGCGCCGCGTCCGGCGCCGTCAAGGCCATGGGCCTTTCGCTCGGCAGCATCACCCGCGAGGCGGAAGAGGCGCGGGTGCTCCGCGAGGCCCTGACCCAGGGCGAGCGCGTCGTCGCGCTCGATCCGGCGCTTGTCGAGGCCTCCTTCATCGAGGACCGGATGACTGACGGCGAGGTCGACGACCCGGATTTCCTCGCGCTCGTCGAAAGCATTCGCGAGAACGGCCAGCAATCGCCGATCCTCGTGCGCCCGCATCCGGAAAAGCAGGGCTACTACCAGACCGCCTACGGCCACCGCCGCCTGAAGGCCGTGCGCCGGCTCGAACTGCAGGTGAAGGCGATCGTCCGGCCGTTGACGGATGACGAGCTGGTGCTGGCCCAAGGCAAGGAGAATGCCGAGCGACGCAACCTCTCCTTCATCGAGCGGGCGCTTTTTGCCGCCGCACTTGCCGCCCGCGGCTTCGACCGCAAGGTGATCGGCGACGCGCTTGCCGTGCAGAAAAGCGAATTGTCGCGCCTGCTGCAAGTCGCCGACAGCGTGCCCCACGCACTCGCCCGTGCCATCGGCCCGGCGCCGAAGGCCGGTCGCGAGCGCTGGATGGCGATCGGCACCTTGCTGGAAAACAACGAGGCGAGGGAGCTGGCCGAAGAGGAGATAGGCGCGCCGCGCTTCCGTAGCGCCGATACGGACCAGCGCTTCCAATTCCTCTTCAACCGCCTGTCTCAGAGCGACAAGCCGGAACCGGAAAAGCCGGAGGAACTGAAGGACGAGGCGGGTCGAGTCTTCGCGCGGCTGAGGCTCGACGGGAAAGCGCCGAAGATCGAGTTTCTTCCAGGCACCCACCCGGCTTTCCTCAAGGAGGCAGTGTCGATGCTGGCGAAATGGCATGCGACATTCGTGAAGAACCAGAAGCCGTAG
- the repA gene encoding plasmid partitioning protein RepA has translation MDMTGSAVDAASAVGKAAAAGTGSRRPADEAIAADARALSEQLKAMRDRLFAPTAMKTLRSFTSGEAAKLIGVSDGYLRQLSLAGEGPQPDTGIGGRRSYSLADINALRRHLAEQALAKGNAAKARAYVNWRDETRGEHLQVISVTNFKGGSGKTTSSVHLAQYLALTGHRVLAVDLDPQASLSALFGYQPELDLTGNDTLYGSIRYDAEARPLKEIIRKTYFDGLDLVPGNLELQEFEHTTPQALSARQNGADAGPLFFARVQAALASVADDYDVVVIDCPPQLGYLTLSALCASTSVIVTVHPQMLDVASMNQFLYMTSDLLSVVREAGGELNFDFLRYLVTRFEPNDGPQAQIVGFMRSLFGDRVLTSAMVKSTAISDAGLTKQTLYEVGRENFTRATYDRAIESLNAVNGEIEALIHAAWGR, from the coding sequence ATGGACATGACAGGATCGGCCGTGGACGCCGCAAGCGCAGTGGGCAAGGCGGCGGCCGCCGGCACCGGATCTCGCAGGCCGGCGGACGAGGCGATCGCGGCTGATGCGCGGGCGCTTTCCGAGCAGCTGAAGGCGATGCGCGACCGGCTGTTCGCGCCGACAGCGATGAAGACGCTCCGGAGCTTCACCTCCGGCGAGGCCGCCAAGCTGATCGGCGTCTCCGACGGCTATCTCCGGCAATTGTCGCTTGCCGGCGAGGGGCCGCAGCCCGATACCGGAATCGGCGGACGGCGCTCCTATTCGCTTGCCGACATCAATGCGCTGCGCCGCCACCTCGCCGAACAGGCGCTCGCCAAGGGCAATGCCGCCAAGGCGCGTGCCTATGTGAACTGGCGCGACGAAACGCGCGGCGAGCATCTGCAGGTCATCTCCGTCACCAATTTCAAGGGCGGCTCCGGCAAGACGACCTCGTCCGTCCATCTGGCGCAATATCTGGCCTTGACCGGCCATCGGGTGCTGGCGGTGGATCTCGACCCGCAGGCCTCGCTTTCGGCGCTGTTCGGCTATCAGCCGGAGCTCGATCTCACCGGCAACGACACCCTCTATGGCTCGATCCGCTATGACGCCGAGGCGCGGCCGCTGAAAGAGATCATCCGCAAGACCTATTTCGACGGCCTCGACCTGGTGCCGGGCAATCTCGAACTACAGGAATTCGAGCACACGACGCCGCAGGCGTTGAGTGCGCGGCAGAACGGCGCCGATGCCGGGCCGCTGTTCTTCGCTCGCGTGCAGGCGGCACTCGCCAGCGTCGCCGATGACTACGACGTCGTCGTCATCGACTGCCCGCCGCAGCTCGGCTATCTGACGCTCTCGGCGCTCTGCGCCTCGACCTCGGTCATCGTCACCGTGCATCCGCAGATGCTCGACGTCGCCTCGATGAACCAGTTCCTCTACATGACCTCCGATCTCTTGAGCGTCGTGCGCGAGGCGGGCGGCGAGCTCAATTTCGACTTCCTGCGCTATCTCGTCACCCGCTTCGAGCCAAATGACGGGCCGCAGGCACAGATCGTCGGCTTTATGCGCTCGCTCTTCGGTGACCGGGTGCTGACCTCGGCGATGGTGAAGTCGACGGCGATCTCGGATGCGGGATTGACCAAGCAAACGCTCTACGAGGTCGGCCGCGAGAACTTCACCCGCGCCACCTATGACCGGGCGATCGAGTCGCTGAACGCCGTCAACGGCGAGATCGAGGCTCTCATTCACGCGGCCTGGGGGCGCTAA
- a CDS encoding ABC transporter permease, whose protein sequence is MSETSESRLSVRARLPGFLRRADPAVVTAFGCILLLLLLGSLYSSNFLSPDYLLQQLKVASFLGVVAAGMMVVILLGHIDLSVPWVMTMGAMMACAAAGFGSAGAFIAIPVGVLSGMAFGLLNGIGVAFLRIPSMIVTLASNVVAQGLMVVYTGGFSPQDSAPHAIRWLATGALVPGVPNAILVWIAVSAAMVFLLTRTAFGRAVYGIGNSERAAFLSGVGTRRVVMIAFVVSGGLSAFGGVLLAGYASKAAQAMGDAYLLPSIAAVVLGGTSILGGRGSYFGTVAGVILITLLQSILSVMQMPEAGRQIVYGIVVIVMLLLYGRAPPSR, encoded by the coding sequence ATGAGCGAGACGTCCGAAAGCCGCTTGTCCGTCAGGGCACGCCTGCCGGGCTTCCTCCGCCGCGCAGATCCGGCCGTCGTCACCGCTTTCGGCTGCATTCTGCTGCTTCTTCTTCTCGGCAGCCTCTATTCAAGCAATTTCCTCTCGCCCGATTACCTGCTGCAGCAGCTCAAGGTCGCGTCTTTCCTCGGCGTGGTGGCCGCCGGAATGATGGTCGTCATCCTGCTCGGCCATATTGACCTTTCGGTGCCCTGGGTGATGACGATGGGTGCGATGATGGCCTGCGCCGCGGCCGGATTCGGATCTGCAGGCGCCTTTATCGCCATCCCGGTGGGGGTCCTCTCCGGCATGGCCTTCGGCCTCCTGAACGGCATCGGCGTCGCCTTTCTGCGTATTCCTTCGATGATCGTGACGCTCGCCTCGAATGTCGTGGCTCAGGGGCTGATGGTCGTCTATACCGGCGGCTTCTCGCCGCAGGATTCGGCCCCGCATGCCATCCGCTGGCTTGCCACAGGCGCCCTCGTGCCGGGCGTTCCGAACGCCATCCTCGTCTGGATCGCCGTCAGTGCGGCGATGGTGTTCCTGCTCACCCGCACGGCCTTTGGCCGCGCCGTCTACGGCATCGGCAACAGCGAGCGCGCCGCCTTCCTCTCCGGCGTCGGCACGCGTCGCGTCGTGATGATCGCCTTCGTCGTCTCCGGTGGCTTGAGCGCCTTCGGCGGCGTGCTGCTTGCAGGCTATGCCTCGAAGGCGGCGCAGGCGATGGGCGACGCCTATCTGCTGCCGTCGATCGCCGCGGTCGTGCTCGGCGGCACCTCGATTCTCGGCGGCCGCGGCTCCTATTTCGGCACGGTCGCCGGCGTCATCCTGATCACGCTGCTGCAATCCATCCTCTCGGTCATGCAGATGCCGGAAGCGGGCCGCCAGATCGTCTACGGCATCGTCGTCATCGTCATGCTGTTGCTTTACGGCCGCGCGCCTCCGAGCCGCTGA
- a CDS encoding ABC transporter permease — translation MSEWRYWLNEQRGTLTGLAIFLVMFVVYVANHPAGFTANVVHTAANKGVLLAFVAMAQALVVITAGIDLSVGMILVLTNCLASWIVVGGAVPTSLGVVAVLATGTLCGAINGLLVIYGRLQPIVATIATGAVYFGLALLLRPFPGGSVNEDLADALTGRLFGVVPSSLVALAAVVLLVWLPFRRSVAGRAAYAAGSSEPAAFMSGVPIRRGKFAAYLLGGLLAGMGGLFLTFFTYTGEAAYASGSAYTLWSIAAVVLGGVSLYGGRGSAVGAIFGAFAARTTGDMLFAFDVEPLWQPLLQGIVLMIAVSLGSLALLRVRNRLDWFQ, via the coding sequence ATGAGCGAATGGCGCTACTGGCTGAACGAACAGCGCGGCACGCTGACGGGGCTGGCGATCTTCCTGGTGATGTTCGTCGTCTATGTCGCCAACCATCCGGCCGGCTTCACCGCCAATGTCGTGCACACGGCCGCCAACAAGGGCGTGCTGCTCGCCTTCGTCGCCATGGCCCAGGCGCTGGTGGTGATCACCGCCGGGATCGACCTTTCGGTCGGCATGATCCTGGTGCTCACCAATTGTCTGGCCTCCTGGATCGTCGTCGGCGGCGCCGTGCCGACGAGCCTTGGCGTGGTCGCCGTGCTGGCGACCGGAACGCTCTGCGGCGCGATCAACGGCCTGCTGGTGATCTACGGCCGCCTGCAGCCGATCGTCGCGACCATCGCGACAGGTGCCGTCTATTTCGGCCTGGCGTTGTTACTCCGGCCCTTTCCCGGCGGCTCCGTCAACGAGGATCTCGCCGACGCGCTGACCGGCCGCCTCTTCGGCGTCGTGCCGTCGAGCCTCGTGGCGCTTGCCGCCGTCGTCCTGCTCGTCTGGCTGCCGTTTCGACGATCGGTCGCCGGGCGGGCCGCCTATGCGGCGGGTTCTTCCGAGCCGGCCGCCTTCATGTCTGGTGTGCCGATCCGGCGCGGCAAGTTCGCGGCCTACCTGCTGGGAGGGCTGCTCGCCGGAATGGGCGGATTGTTTCTCACCTTCTTCACCTATACCGGCGAGGCGGCCTATGCGAGCGGCAGCGCCTATACGCTCTGGTCGATTGCCGCCGTCGTGCTCGGCGGCGTGTCGCTCTATGGCGGCCGCGGCAGCGCCGTCGGGGCGATCTTCGGCGCCTTTGCCGCGCGCACCACCGGCGACATGCTGTTTGCCTTCGATGTCGAGCCGCTCTGGCAGCCGCTCCTCCAGGGCATCGTGCTGATGATCGCCGTCAGCCTCGGGTCGCTGGCGCTGCTGCGCGTGCGAAACCGTCTGGACTGGTTCCAATGA
- a CDS encoding sugar ABC transporter ATP-binding protein, with amino-acid sequence MTAAETPPPLFQMEGVSKRYGGVRALEKARLEVVPGRIHAILGENGAGKSTLIKIMAGVVAPDEGRLLLDGREVAFRSPAEAAAAGIACVFQELSLIPDLSVADNIALANPPRRFGMIDRRAQRTLAEEALARAGAEDIHPRAAVRDLPLSRRQMVEIAKALASKPRALILDEATSALTAGDVAKVFAVLKRLREDGLALLYISHRMHEIAELADTCTVFRNGRNVASFAAGSRSNSEIVEMMIGREYSNVFPPRHAVARPARAPVLECRDLGWSDRLREISFSVGEGEVVGLGGLEGQGQRLLLLALFGVLRGTTGSVLVDGSPVSISGPAAARKAPLSMALIPEDRKTEGLMLPMTVRENLSFAALDRVSRSGVIDRTKEEQSIDDMVRLLEIKTAGLDVPVGTLSGGNQQKVVIAKWLMRKPRIILLNDPTRGIDVGTKQELYQLLRRLAEAGAAIVFYSTDYDELIGCCDRVLVLFDGRIVRELQGGAISERALIASALNVETGQEGTAA; translated from the coding sequence ATGACCGCAGCCGAGACACCGCCGCCGCTCTTCCAGATGGAAGGTGTATCGAAGCGCTATGGCGGTGTCCGCGCATTGGAGAAGGCCCGGCTCGAAGTGGTGCCGGGCCGAATTCATGCGATCCTCGGCGAGAACGGCGCCGGCAAGTCGACGCTGATCAAGATCATGGCCGGCGTGGTCGCGCCGGACGAAGGACGTCTCCTGCTCGACGGCCGCGAGGTTGCCTTTCGATCACCGGCCGAGGCCGCGGCGGCAGGCATTGCCTGCGTCTTCCAGGAACTGTCGCTGATCCCGGACCTGAGCGTCGCCGACAATATCGCCCTTGCCAATCCGCCCCGCCGTTTCGGCATGATCGACCGGCGCGCCCAGCGGACGCTCGCCGAGGAAGCGCTCGCCCGAGCCGGAGCCGAGGATATCCACCCGCGCGCCGCCGTGAGGGATTTGCCTCTGTCGCGCCGGCAGATGGTCGAGATCGCCAAGGCGCTCGCCTCGAAGCCGCGCGCGCTGATCCTCGACGAGGCGACCTCGGCGCTGACTGCCGGCGACGTCGCCAAGGTCTTTGCGGTGCTGAAACGGCTGCGGGAAGATGGTCTGGCGCTGCTCTACATCTCGCATCGCATGCATGAGATCGCCGAACTCGCCGATACCTGCACGGTTTTTCGCAATGGTCGCAATGTCGCGAGCTTTGCCGCCGGCAGCCGCAGCAATAGCGAGATCGTCGAGATGATGATCGGCCGCGAATACAGCAACGTCTTTCCGCCGCGCCACGCGGTAGCGAGGCCGGCGAGAGCGCCCGTGCTCGAATGCCGCGATCTCGGCTGGAGCGATCGGCTGCGCGAAATCTCCTTTTCGGTGGGCGAGGGAGAGGTCGTGGGCCTCGGCGGTCTCGAGGGCCAGGGTCAGCGGCTGCTTCTCCTGGCGCTCTTCGGCGTATTGCGCGGCACGACCGGCTCGGTGCTCGTCGACGGATCGCCGGTTTCGATTAGCGGGCCGGCAGCGGCGCGAAAAGCGCCGCTCTCCATGGCGCTCATCCCGGAGGACCGCAAGACCGAAGGCTTGATGCTGCCGATGACGGTCCGGGAAAATCTCTCCTTCGCCGCCCTCGACCGGGTCTCGCGCAGCGGAGTCATCGACCGGACGAAGGAGGAGCAGTCGATCGACGACATGGTGCGGCTGCTGGAAATCAAGACCGCCGGCCTCGACGTGCCCGTCGGCACGCTTTCGGGCGGTAACCAGCAAAAGGTGGTCATCGCCAAATGGCTGATGCGCAAACCGCGGATCATATTGCTCAACGATCCGACGCGCGGCATCGATGTCGGCACCAAGCAGGAGCTTTACCAATTGCTGCGGCGGCTGGCGGAGGCCGGTGCGGCGATTGTCTTCTATTCGACCGACTATGACGAGTTGATCGGCTGCTGCGACCGGGTCCTGGTCCTCTTTGACGGTCGCATCGTCCGCGAACTTCAGGGCGGCGCGATCAGCGAGCGGGCATTGATCGCCAGCGCCCTCAACGTCGAGACAGGGCAGGAGGGAACGGCCGCATGA
- a CDS encoding sugar ABC transporter substrate-binding protein: protein MTTSFVSGILTAAAFALLSTTAAAEPEIVSGPAAEPDCFVPWTAETKFFKFPKKDGPYRIALANGFIANTWRIQMIQTAKAYAAQPDVAAKLKEFKVVSTGEDVPAQISAINNFIDSGYDAIIVNAQNPTAFGPVIKRAKEAGIVLVAFDNILDTEDAINVNVDQKGLGVLWANWLAKHLPEGGKILEVRGVAGTSVDTDRHNGIHETFAATGKKWDVVEVIGKWDDPTAQKATADAIAVHKKFDGITAQGGDTGVVQAMIDAGHPFVPFGGETENGFRKFCAKHAGEGLKCSSAGTGPAQVAVAIKTAIAALEGQVVPQSIKLPLAIVEDPNFKEGQDFYPDQSDNFFVGNAFPTCGINFTAQEIMGQTKENQ, encoded by the coding sequence ATGACCACATCATTTGTCAGCGGCATTCTCACCGCCGCTGCATTCGCACTTCTATCGACCACCGCCGCCGCAGAACCTGAAATCGTCAGCGGTCCCGCGGCCGAACCGGATTGCTTCGTGCCGTGGACGGCCGAAACCAAATTCTTCAAGTTCCCTAAGAAGGACGGTCCCTATCGTATCGCGCTCGCCAACGGCTTCATTGCCAACACCTGGCGCATCCAGATGATCCAGACGGCCAAGGCCTATGCCGCGCAGCCGGATGTCGCGGCGAAGCTCAAGGAGTTCAAGGTCGTCTCGACCGGCGAGGACGTGCCGGCGCAGATCTCGGCGATCAACAACTTTATCGATTCCGGCTATGACGCGATCATCGTCAACGCCCAGAACCCGACTGCCTTCGGCCCGGTCATCAAGCGCGCCAAGGAAGCCGGCATCGTCCTCGTCGCCTTCGACAACATTCTCGATACCGAGGATGCGATCAACGTCAATGTCGACCAGAAGGGTCTTGGCGTGCTCTGGGCCAATTGGCTCGCCAAGCATCTTCCGGAGGGCGGCAAGATCCTCGAGGTGCGTGGCGTCGCCGGCACGTCCGTTGACACCGACCGCCACAACGGCATTCATGAAACCTTCGCGGCGACCGGCAAGAAATGGGACGTCGTCGAGGTGATCGGCAAGTGGGACGACCCGACCGCCCAGAAGGCGACGGCGGATGCGATCGCCGTGCACAAGAAATTCGACGGGATCACCGCGCAGGGCGGCGATACCGGCGTCGTGCAGGCGATGATCGATGCCGGGCATCCCTTCGTGCCCTTCGGCGGCGAGACGGAGAACGGCTTCCGCAAGTTCTGCGCCAAGCATGCCGGCGAGGGCCTGAAATGCTCGTCGGCGGGCACCGGTCCGGCGCAGGTCGCGGTCGCCATCAAGACGGCGATCGCAGCGCTCGAGGGCCAAGTGGTGCCGCAATCGATCAAGCTGCCGCTGGCGATCGTCGAGGATCCGAACTTCAAGGAAGGTCAGGACTTCTATCCCGACCAGTCGGATAACTTCTTCGTCGGCAATGCTTTCCCCACCTGCGGCATCAACTTCACGGCCCAGGAGATCATGGGTCAGACCAAGGAGAACCAGTAG
- the urtE gene encoding urea ABC transporter ATP-binding subunit UrtE has product MLSVDNVNLHYGAAQALRNVSFKAEMGKITCVLGRNGVGKSSLLRAITGQHPVSSGAIAFNGTALDGLAPFRRAKQGIGYVPQGREIFPLLTVKENLETGYAPLKRAERSIPEDIFSLFPVLQTMLGRRGGDLSGGQQQQLAIARALVTRPKILVLDEPTEGIQPSIIKDIGRAIRYLRDSTGMAILLVEQYLDFCRELADQVYIMDRGAFVHEGPAETLDTPEARRHLTV; this is encoded by the coding sequence ATGTTGAGCGTCGACAACGTCAATCTGCACTACGGCGCTGCCCAGGCGCTTCGCAATGTCTCGTTCAAGGCCGAGATGGGCAAGATCACCTGCGTGCTCGGCCGCAATGGCGTCGGCAAGTCCAGCCTCTTGCGGGCAATTACCGGCCAGCATCCCGTGAGTTCCGGGGCAATCGCCTTCAACGGCACGGCGCTCGATGGACTGGCGCCGTTCCGGCGGGCGAAGCAGGGGATCGGCTACGTGCCGCAGGGCCGCGAGATCTTTCCGCTGCTGACGGTTAAGGAGAATCTCGAGACAGGCTATGCGCCGCTGAAGCGGGCCGAGCGCTCGATCCCGGAAGACATCTTCAGCCTCTTTCCGGTTCTGCAGACCATGCTCGGCCGGCGCGGCGGCGATCTTTCCGGCGGCCAGCAGCAACAGCTCGCCATCGCCCGGGCGCTTGTCACCCGACCCAAGATCCTCGTGCTCGACGAGCCGACCGAGGGCATCCAGCCGTCGATCATCAAGGACATCGGCCGGGCGATCCGTTATCTGAGGGATTCGACCGGCATGGCCATCCTGCTCGTCGAGCAGTATCTCGATTTCTGCCGCGAGCTTGCGGACCAGGTCTACATCATGGATCGCGGCGCATTCGTTCATGAGGGGCCGGCGGAGACGCTGGACACGCCGGAAGCGCGTCGGCATCTGACGGTTTAG